The Daucus carota subsp. sativus chromosome 2, DH1 v3.0, whole genome shotgun sequence genome includes a window with the following:
- the LOC135150343 gene encoding AT-hook motif nuclear-localized protein 21-like yields the protein MSNSNKNGLTSPISTAPGRHGGAPQYSFNSDGSLMTNGEPVNGINKIVILEIPSGFDVISCVVQFALHFGLAVTVLTGQGLISEVDIAYPLNAIPPPCVSTSFHIISFSGAYSCLNAASGNIISCFHVQFADAAGNVMGGRILSQMKAASVVTLVLAVSTQV from the coding sequence ATGAGTAATTCAAACAAAAATGGTTTAACAAGCCCAATATCTACAGCTCCAGGGAGGCATGGAGGAGCTCCTCAATATTCATTCAATTCTGATGGCTCCTTAATGACCAACGGTGAGCCAGTGAATGGCATCAACAAAATAGTCATTCTTGAAATCCCTAGTGGATTTGATGTCATAAGTTGTGTGGTGCAATTTGCACTGCATTTCGGGCTTGCTGTAACTGTGCTTACTGGCCAGGGACTCATTTCTGAGGTTGATATTGCGTATCCACTCAATGCAATCCCTCCCCCATGCGTTTCTACAAGCTTCCACATAATTTCGTTTTCTGGGGCTTACAGTTGTTTAAATGCTGCTTCTGGAAATATTATTAGTTGTTTCCATGTTCAATTTGCAGATGCTGCAGGTAATGTTATGGGAGGACGGATTCTCTCTCAGATGAAAGCAGCAAGTGTTGTTACTCTTGTTCTTGCCGTTTCTACACAAGTCTGA